Proteins encoded in a region of the Puntigrus tetrazona isolate hp1 chromosome 12, ASM1883169v1, whole genome shotgun sequence genome:
- the nsfb gene encoding N-ethylmaleimide-sensitive factor b: protein MAVRLMQVARCPTDELSLTNCVVASEKDFKSGQHLTIKPTASSFQKFVFTVKTHPGVLPGTIAFSLPQRKWAGLSLNQDVEVSLYNFDPSKQYVGIMTIEIDFLQKKTADSNPYDSDKIGIEFIQFFTTQAFSKGQNFVFSYCDKLFAMLIKDIEAMNTSILSGEQGFNKKKIEIGLLHGNSQVIFEKAESSSLNLTGKSQTKSSLQSIINPDWNFERMGIGGLDKEFSDIFRRAFASRVFPPDIVEQMGCKHVKGILLFGPPGCGKTLMARQIGKMLNAREPKVVNGPEILNKYVGESEANIRKLFADAEDEQKRLGVNSGLHIIIFDEIDAICKQRGSMAGSTGVHDTVVNQLLSKIDGVEQLNNILVIGMTNRLDLIVEALLRPGRLEVKMEIGLPDENGRIQILNIHTAKMRQSNMLAKDVEIKELAFETKNYSGAELEGLVRAAQSTAMNRHIKATTQVEVDIEKAQMLQVSRSDFLASLNNDIKPAFGTNQEDYSSYIMNGIVKWSNSVSDVLGDGDLLVQQTKNSERTPLVTVLLEGPPHSGKTALAAKIAEDSQFPFIKICSPDKMIGFTETAKCQAIKKIFDDAYKSQLSCVVMDDIERLLDFVPIGPRFSNLVLQALLVLLKKPPPPGRKLLILGTTSRKDVLQEMGMLDSFSTTIHIPNISRGDHLMKALELLGGFQEKEAATIAEQVKGETVWLGIKKLQMLIEMSMQMPFEYRVNKFLALLREEGALTSDKHAVM, encoded by the exons CTAATGCAAGTAGCGAGATGCCCGACAGATGAACTGTCTCTCACAAACTGTGTGGTTGCAAGTGAGAAGGACTTCAAATCTGGGCA acaTTTGACAATTAAACCCACGGCGTCATCCTTTCAGAAGTTTGTGTTCACGGTGAAAACCCACCCAGGCGTGTTGCCAGGAACAATTGCTTTCAGTCTACCTCAG AGGAAATGGGCCGGGCTCTCTCTAAACCAGGATGTGGAAG TGAGTCTCTACAACTTTGACCCGTCAAAACAGTACGTGGGAATCATGACGATAGAGATCGACTTCCTCCAGAAGAAGACCGCTGACAGCAACCCATACGACTCTGATAAAATAGGAATTGAGTTTATCCAGTTTTTTACCACACAGGCCTTCAGCAAGGGCCAGAAT TTTGTCTTCAGCTACTGCGATAAGCTTTTTGCAATGCTCATAAAAGATATCGAGGCCATGAATACCAGCATCCTTAGCGGCGAGCAaggttttaacaaaaaaaag ATTGAGATTGGTCTGTTGCACGGCAACAGTCAGGTGATTTTTGAGAAAGCAGAGAGCTCATCTCTCAATTTGACTG GAAAATCACAGACCAAAAGTTCTCTGCAGTCCATCATTAACCCTGACTGGAACTTTGAGCGAATGGGCATCGGAGGCCTGGACAAGGAGTTCTCGGACATCTTCCGTCGGGCCTTCGCCTCACGAGTCTTTCCTCCAGACATAGTGGAGCAAATGG GCTGTAAACACGTGAAGGGGATCTTGCTGTTTGGGCCGCCCGGCTGTGGTAAAACCCTCATGGCACGCCAGATTGGTAAGATGCTGAATGCCAGAGAGCCGAAGGTGGTCAACGGGCCAGAGATTCTGAACAAATATGTGGGCGAGTCAGAGGCCAACATCAGAAAGCTGTTTGCTGACGCCGAGGATGAACAGAAGAGG tTGGGGGTCAACAGTGGACTGCACATcatcatttttgatgaaattgatGCCATCTGTAAACAACGTGGCAGTATGGCAGGCAGCACTGGGGTCCACGACACTGTAGTCAACCAGCTACTGTCTAAGATCGATGGCGTAGAGCAGCTGAACAACATCCTGGTCATTG gaatgaCCAACAGGCTTGACCTGATCGTCGAAGCCCTCTTGAGGCCGGGCAGACTGGAGGTCAAAATGGAGATTG GCTTACCTGACGAGAACGGCCGCATTCAGATCCTGAATATCCACACTGCAAAAATGAGGCAGTCTAACATGCTGGCCAAAGATGTTGAAATAAAGGAGCTTGCTTTTGAGACCAAGAACTACAGTGGAGCAGAGCTGGAAGGGCTTGTTCGAGCTGCCCAGTCAACTGCCATGAACCGTCACATCAAG GCCACTACTCAGGTGGAGGTGGACATAGAGAAGGCTCAAATGCTGCAAGTGAGCAGGAGTGACTTCTTGGCCTCTCTGAATAATGACATAAAGCCC GCTTTTGGCACGAATCAGGAGGATTACTCAAGTTACATCATGAACGGTATTGTGAAATGGAGCAATAGTGTTTCTGACGTACTAGGAGATGGAGACCTTTTGGTGCAACAGACCAAGAATAGTGAACGCACACCGCTAGTAACTGTGCTTTTAGAAG GGCCTCCTCACAGTGGTAAGACCGCACTGGCGGCCAAGATCGCAGAGGACTCCCAGTTCCCCTTCATCAAGATCTGCTCTCCAGACAAAATGATCGGCTTTACTGAGACCGCCAAATGTCAGGCCATCAAGAAG ATATTCGATGACGCCTACAAGTCCCAACTGAGCTGTGTGGTGATGGACGATATAGAAAGACTTCTGG ATTTTGTTCCCATCGGGCCACGGTTCTCTAACCTGGTGTTGCAGGCTCTGCTGGTGTTATTAAAGAAACCTCCTCCTCCG GGTCGTAAGTTGCTGATTCTTGGCACAACTAGCCGGAAGGATGTTCTGCAGGAGATGGGCATGTTGGACTCTTTCAGCACTACAATTCACATCCCTAACATCTCTAGAGGAGATCATCTCATGAAGGCCCTGGAG CTTCTCGGGGGCTTTCAGGAAAAAGAGGCAGCAACTATTGCAGAACAGGTGAAAGGAGAAACGGTGTGGCTCGGCATCAAGAAGCTGCAGATGCTCATCGAGATGTCAATGCAG atgCCTTTCGAATACAGAGTTAACAAGTTCTTGGCACTACTGAGAGAAGAAGGAGC GTTGACCTCTGACAAACATGCGGTCATGTAG
- the wnt3 gene encoding proto-oncogene Wnt-3, protein MDLYLVGYLMCMWLSSSRVLGGYPIWWSLALGQQYSSLGSQPILCGSIPGLVPKQLRFCRNYIEIMPSVAEGVKLGIQECQHQFRGRRWNCTTIKDNLAIFGPVLDKATRESAFVHAIASAGVAFAVTRSCAEGTSTMCGCDSHHKGPPGEGWKWGGCSEDAEFGVLVSREFADARENRPDARSAMNRHNNEAGRMTILENMHLRCKCHGLSGSCEVKTCWWAQPDFRLLGDYLKDKYDSASEMVVEKHRESRGWVETLRAKYAFFKHPTERDLVYYEGSPNFCEPNPETGSFGTRDRVCNVSSHGIEGCDLLCCGRGHNTRTEKRKEKCHCIFHWCCYVSCQECVRVYDVHTCK, encoded by the exons GTCCCTGGCCCTTGGGCAGCAGTACTCATCCCTAGGCTCCCAACCTATCCTGTGTGGCTCCATACCTGGTCTGGTGCCAAAACAGCTGCGCTTCTGCCGCAATTACATCGAGATCATGCCCAGTGTAGCAGAGGGAGTCAAACTGGGAATCCAGGAGTGCCAGCATCAGTTCCGAGGCCGCAGGTGGAACTGCACCACTATCAAGGACAATCTAGCAATATTTGGACCTGTGCTTGATAAAG CCACAAGAGAGTCTGCATTTGTTCACGCCATTGCCTCCGCTGGAGTGGCGTTTGCAGTGACCCGTTCATGCGCGGAGGGGACCTCCACAATGTGCGGCTGCGACTCCCATCATAAAGGCCCGCCGGGAGAGGGATGGAAGTGGGGTGGCTGCAGTGAAGATGCAGAGTTTGGGGTTCTGGTGTCTCGAGAGTTTGCAGACGCTCGTGAGAACCGACCAGATGCTCGGAGTGCCATGAACAGACACAACAACGAGGCAGGACGGATG ACCATCCTGGAAAACATGCACCTGCGCTGTAAGTGCCATGGACTGTCAGGCAGCTGTGAAGTAAAGACCTGCTGGTGGGCTCAGCCTGACTTCAGGCTGTTGGGGGATTACCTAAAAGACAAGTACGACAGTGCCTCAGAGATGGTGGTGGAGAAACACCGGGAGTCCAGAGGCTGGGTGGAAACACTACGGGCCAAATACGCCTTCTTCAAGCACCCCACAGAACGAGACCTGGTGTACTACGAGGGATCGCCCAACTTCTGTGAGCCCAACCCGGAGACGGGCTCGTTTGGCACCCGGGACCGCGTCTGCAACGTGTCGTCGCACGGCATCGAGGGCTGCGACTTGTTATGCTGTGGCCGTGGCCATAACACACGGACAGAAAAGCGCAAGGAGAAATGCCACTGCATCTTCCACTGGTGCTGCTACGTCAGCTGCCAGGAGTGCGTGAGGGTCTACGACGTGCACACGTGTAAATAA